One segment of Stappia sp. 28M-7 DNA contains the following:
- the lptF gene encoding LPS export ABC transporter permease LptF: protein MTTFERYVFRRLAAVFLVTLAALAGVVWATQALRQLDLVTAKGQTIIQFIGMTMLAMPFLALAIAPFALLIAMLVVLNTLSNDSELIVINASGASRSVLLRPILVFAAVISLFCASLSLLFAPAGLASLRDEITQVRVDLVANIVRPGRFIGIEDGLTFHIRNRGGDGQLEGLLMHDERAEDIVFTYEAARGQIVEAAGRTLLVMQDGTIQRRTRATGSISIVRFQSYAFDLSSMVPTGTVATYKASERSTLDLLAPDPNDPYAVDNGNRLMAELHDRLSQPLYPIAFALIVFLFAGEPKTTRQNRHAATLTALVLAIALRTAGFGILTLVSGLPAARFALYVPPLVTIALAGWMIAMGRKPRWMNALATLGERIGERIEAIVARLQGHQQGGTA, encoded by the coding sequence ATGACGACCTTCGAGCGGTATGTTTTCCGGCGCCTTGCCGCCGTCTTCCTGGTGACGCTGGCGGCACTGGCCGGCGTCGTCTGGGCGACGCAGGCCCTGCGCCAGCTCGACCTGGTCACCGCCAAGGGCCAGACCATCATCCAGTTCATCGGCATGACGATGCTGGCCATGCCCTTCCTGGCGCTCGCCATCGCCCCCTTCGCGCTGCTGATCGCCATGCTGGTGGTGCTCAATACCCTGTCCAACGACAGCGAGCTCATCGTCATCAACGCTTCCGGCGCATCGCGCTCGGTGCTGCTGCGGCCCATTCTGGTCTTCGCCGCCGTCATCAGCCTGTTCTGCGCCTCGCTCTCGCTTCTGTTCGCACCTGCCGGCCTTGCCTCGCTGCGCGACGAGATCACCCAGGTGCGCGTCGACCTGGTCGCCAACATCGTCCGCCCCGGCCGCTTCATCGGCATCGAGGACGGCCTCACCTTCCACATCCGCAACCGCGGCGGCGACGGCCAGCTGGAAGGCCTGCTGATGCATGACGAACGGGCGGAGGATATCGTCTTCACCTATGAGGCGGCGCGCGGGCAGATCGTCGAGGCGGCCGGCCGAACCCTGCTGGTGATGCAGGACGGCACGATCCAGCGCCGCACCCGGGCGACGGGCAGCATTTCCATCGTCCGCTTCCAGTCCTATGCCTTCGACCTGTCGAGCATGGTTCCCACCGGTACGGTTGCCACCTACAAGGCCAGCGAACGCTCGACGCTCGACCTGCTCGCGCCCGACCCGAACGATCCCTATGCCGTCGACAACGGCAACCGGCTGATGGCCGAGCTTCATGACCGGCTTAGCCAGCCGCTCTACCCCATTGCCTTTGCGCTCATCGTCTTTCTGTTCGCCGGCGAGCCGAAGACCACCCGCCAGAATCGCCATGCGGCAACGCTGACCGCCCTGGTCCTCGCGATCGCGCTGCGCACGGCGGGCTTCGGCATTCTGACGCTGGTGTCCGGCCTGCCCGCCGCCCGCTTCGCCCTGTATGTTCCGCCGCTCGTGACCATCGCCCTGGCCGGCTGGATGATCGCGATGGGTCGCAAGCCGCGCTGGATGAATGCCCTTGCCACCCTCGGGGAGCGGATCGGCGAACGGATCGAAGCCATCGTCGCCCGCCTGCAGGGCCACCAGCAGGGCGGGACCGCCTGA
- the lptG gene encoding LPS export ABC transporter permease LptG gives MLASLRSGHTLAVYFALRFVASILGLFLLAAVLIFIFDALELLRRASDQDGASLARIGAISLLRVPQLMEQVLPFAVLFGAIAAFLGLSRKLELVVARAAGVSVWQFTAPALIVGIVIGIGAVLLYNPLAVTLRTQSDELASGLFGREQNFLLQTTGDIWLRQDGQDGESVLHAKQILNSGERLLGVTLFTFDRQGSFLERIEASEATLGEKTWRLSDATVYSTQGDPQTYESYNVSTYLTPTEVRESIAAPESIGFWDLPRVIELSQRAGLPAYRYSLQYQTLLARPALLAAMVLIAACVSLRVSRMGGIGRLILGGILAGFVLYVLSELGKDLGGAGIVPPIIAAWAPGVFGVLMGITILLHLEDG, from the coding sequence ATGCTTGCCTCGCTCCGCTCCGGCCACACGCTCGCCGTCTACTTCGCGCTGCGCTTCGTCGCATCGATTCTCGGCCTGTTCCTGCTGGCCGCCGTGCTGATCTTCATCTTCGACGCGCTCGAACTGCTGCGCCGGGCGAGCGATCAGGACGGAGCCAGTCTCGCCCGCATCGGCGCGATCTCGCTGCTGCGCGTGCCGCAGCTGATGGAGCAGGTCCTGCCCTTCGCCGTGCTGTTCGGCGCGATTGCCGCGTTCCTCGGCCTGAGCCGCAAGCTGGAGCTGGTCGTGGCGCGCGCTGCCGGCGTGTCCGTCTGGCAGTTCACCGCCCCCGCGTTGATCGTCGGCATCGTCATCGGCATCGGCGCGGTGCTTCTCTACAATCCGCTGGCCGTCACCCTGCGCACCCAGTCGGACGAACTCGCATCGGGCCTTTTCGGCCGCGAGCAGAACTTCCTGCTGCAAACCACCGGAGACATCTGGCTGCGTCAGGACGGCCAGGACGGAGAATCGGTGCTGCACGCCAAGCAGATCCTCAATTCCGGAGAACGCCTGCTCGGGGTGACCCTTTTCACCTTCGACCGGCAGGGCAGTTTCCTGGAGCGGATCGAGGCGAGCGAGGCGACGCTCGGCGAAAAGACCTGGCGCCTGTCCGACGCGACGGTCTACTCGACCCAGGGCGATCCGCAGACCTACGAGAGCTATAACGTCTCCACCTATCTCACACCGACGGAGGTTCGCGAGAGCATCGCCGCCCCCGAATCCATCGGATTCTGGGACCTGCCGCGTGTGATCGAATTGTCACAGAGAGCCGGTTTGCCCGCGTATCGTTATTCGCTTCAATATCAAACACTTCTGGCAAGGCCCGCACTTTTGGCCGCAATGGTGCTGATTGCGGCCTGCGTTTCCCTGAGGGTTTCGAGGATGGGGGGGATCGGCCGCCTGATTCTGGGTGGAATCCTCGCCGGGTTCGTGCTTTACGTTCTGTCGGAGCTCGGCAAGGACTTGGGCGGTGCGGGAATCGTACCTCCGATCATCGCCGCGTGGGCACCTGGAGTGTTTGGAGTCTTGATGGGGATCACGATCCTCCTGCACCTGGAGGACGGCTGA